One part of the Eucalyptus grandis isolate ANBG69807.140 chromosome 10, ASM1654582v1, whole genome shotgun sequence genome encodes these proteins:
- the LOC104429669 gene encoding uncharacterized protein LOC104429669, whose translation MPGCGVDGSLDQAEFSKPMPWIGVYIAAASLACAIAMAADAAAGFRYRQLWFPSRYFALNAMLLSVIAIAVKLSVDLNTPMPHREEQLAKLTSSVLICTVMGNSMPSLGSMENKELLSNMMALAILVITSFVNICIQLGTGVIFDFRLGHAFVISLMLLLLVTLSFSAAMVPTSKCYLEMKYCKRHELTLKESLSRSCDNVFDKLKEHLLKYGMMAHSCNPQFVVARSVTCTASGALCLLSALTLAQAMVQAYLQPWMFEFVSCYGPSDSESDYKWSSTAILITQTIAVGVGTIAPAFRWFLTIRLKWQRRGNKSYKDEFKPEKYWIQQFIEIKERPFNLQVRSQRCRKLIHDSKNVVLDMLIGIQVGIVLGSKAVRLISVLFMSPILLLCDLCSDLRKKFKLNISDSDKDLHSSSPLEGSASMPDFSRYILHLEGEEELVNVMMRNHCDTTERWIKMGKNNQPIHLVQLLEETPSCGFTGVMDFDSDAVPLLDYAEPPNNWALPIATLTSIAVTIPNIDASARKRLLRGAREGLMYVNLVEERLCAKQELMNARKAASIVFMGVDYYHKWLDVDLRKISLQRNTTKDVLEGLSCAAKDVFVKFKAGSTDGHLMVSTSAWPVKVRAAHSMYRISETLLLDCKSSDCDMSNRIFEKLSG comes from the coding sequence ATGCCCGGTTGCGGCGTCGATGGAAGCCTCGACCAGGCCGAGTTCAGCAAGCCCATGCCCTGGATCGGCGTCTACATAGCGGCGGCTTCCCTGGCCTGCGCCATTGCGATGGCTGCGGACGCCGCCGCTGGCTTCCGCTACCGGCAGCTCTGGTTCCCAAGCCGCTACTTCGCCCTCAACGCCATGTTGCTGAGCGTCATCGCCATTGCGGTCAAGCTCTCCGTCGACCTCAACACGCCGATGCCGCACCGGGAGGAGCAGCTCGCCAAGCTTACCAGCTCGGTCCTGATCTGCACCGTGATGGGCAATTCGATGCCTTCTCTCGGGTCGATGGAGAACAAGGAGCTCCTGTCCAACATGATGGCTCTGGCGATTCTCGTCATCACATCTTTTGTGAACATCTGTATACAGTTGGGCACCGGAGTGATCTTCGACTTCAGGCTGGGACATGCCTTCGTGATATCCCTGATGCTGCTGTTGCTGGTGACCCTGAGCTTCTCGGCCGCGATGGTCCCGACGAGCAAGTGCTACTTGGAGATGAAGTATTGCAAGAGGCACGAGCTGACTCTGAAGGAGAGCTTGAGCCGGAGCTGCGACAACGTCTTCGACAAGCTCAAGGAGCACCTGTTGAAGTATGGGATGATGGCCCATTCCTGCAACCCGCAATTCGTCGTGGCGCGGTCCGTGACGTGCACTGCTTCCGGGGCGCTCTGCCTCCTGAGCGCACTGACCCTGGCGCAGGCGATGGTCCAGGCTTACCTGCAGCCCTGGATGTTCGAGTTCGTATCCTGCTATGGCCCGTCGGACTCGGAGTCGGACTATAAGTGGTCGAGCACGGCGATTCTCATCACGCAGACTATTGCAGTCGGGGTCGGCACAATCGCGCCGGCATTCCGATGGTTCCTCACGATCAGATTGAAATGGCAGAGGCGGGGGAACAAGAGCTACAAGGATGAATTCAAGCCCGAAAAGTATTGGATACAGCAATTCATAGAGATTAAGGAGCGTCCGTTCAATTTACAGGTCCGGAGCCAGCGGTGTCGTAAACTCATCCACGACTCGAAGAACGTGGTTTTGGATATGCTCATCGGAATACAAGTCGGGATCGTGTTGGGAAGCAAGGCCGTGAGGCTGATCTCCGTTCTGTTCATGAGCCCGATCTTGTTGTTATGTGATTTGTGCTCCGATCTGAGGAAGAAGTTCAAACTGAACATCAGCGATTCAGACAAGGACTTGCACTCGAGTTCGCCCCTAGAAGGCTCGGCCTCAATGCCGGACTTCAGCCGATATATTTTGCATCTCGAGGGCGAGGAAGAATTGGTGAACGTCATGATGCGGAACCACTGCGACACCACCGAGCGTTGGATCAAGATGGGGAAGAACAATCAGCCCATACATCTCGTGCAACTTTTGGAAGAGACGCCCTCTTGCGGGTTCACAGGTGTCATGGATTTCGACAGCGATGCAGTTCCTCTCCTGGATTATGCAGAACCACCGAACAATTGGGCGCTGCCGATCGCCACCTTAACGAGCATAGCGGTCACCATTCCAAACATTGACGCATCTGCTAGAAAACGATTGCTGCGTGGTGCTCGCGAGGGCCTGATGTATGTCAACTTAGTAGAAGAAAGGCTGTGCGCAAAACAAGAATTGATGAATGCCCGAAAGGCGGCGAGCATTGTGTTCATGGGAGTCGATTACTACCACAAATGGCTCGATGTAGATCTCCGCAAAATTTCCCTCCAAAGAAACACCACAAAGGATGTGCTCGAAGGGCTTTCGTGCGCCGCAAAGGATGTTTTCGTCAAATTCAAAGCCGGATCAACCGATGGACATTTAATGGTATCCACTTCGGCGTGGCCCGTCAAAGTACGGGCCGCTCATTCCATGTACCGTATAAGCGAGACCCTGCTGCTCGATTGCAAGAGCAGCGACTGTGATATGAGCAACAGAATCTTCGAGAAGCTATCAGGATGA